The Streptomyces tendae genome has a window encoding:
- a CDS encoding DUF6531 domain-containing protein, translated as MRKLARFLHDFADDVSEALRLVKGMAGEGTLAEWAGKSAEVFKEEFSGVPKNLKKLEKSYALCGDALADYWPKLERAQALADKALAKAREAQADLTSAKSKLASADSWVGRATKEADKYKDDPTGSKSDADKPDEAKVRAATRDVQSAKSAHTKAQSDLTSAQNALDAAKKMAADARKMREEAARDAKSKIDEASDAGIQNRSWWEEIGDWFTDNWDNIVAACKIVVAVVGIVAMIIGGPILGAIVLIAALVVLADTLYKYSKGQASLWDVGLAALDCIPGMKGLTTLGGLAKGLKTAGKAGLKGMAKGLGKGLRREADDAVAKSKPAKGRCKNGDPIDMVSGEMLMEATDVDLPGLVPLVLRRTHLSTYQWGRCFGPSWASTLDERLELDDEGAVFATEDGMLLFYPVPEPGSSVMPLEGPRWPLDWDGAAGAPLRVTDPASGITRHFAPRPSPAAVDEAFTLPLAAITDTNGYRVDFDRDADGTPVAVRDSGGRHLYVDTVDGRVARLRLRTTEDGPESTVIRSFGYSSEGNLTEIRDLAGRPLKLTYDKRARITSWTDRNDYWYRFTYDALDRCIAGEGADGTLTCTIDYDADNRQTHYTDALGDTTTYQYDDLYRLTTVTDPLGHSVHTEWDRFGRLLSRTDELGNTTRFTLDAHGQPVRMDRPDGTGVQVEYDGFLPVAITESDGARWECTYDDRDNLLTSTDPLGAVTSYTYDERGHRIAQTDALGNTFRFETDAAGLQVRAVDPRGSVVTVRRNAFGRVVHIEDPVGGTVRQEWDPEGRLLWREGADGGRETWSYDAEGNLTSHRDAGGFVTAFEYGAFDLPSARTDPDGTRYRFIHDAELRLVGVINPRGHEWSYRYDAAGRLAGETDFNGRRLGYVLDPTGHQVERTDGTGRTVRLIRDAAGRVVTARTDAGDVTTLRYDMAGRLIEAVNSGSKVTYGYDALGRILSETVDGRTVTSQYDLLGRRIRRTTPSGATSRWSYDSAGLPTSLVTDAGELAFTHDAAGRETARGLAGAAMLTQSWDEGHRLVGQVISAHTQGAAHVRQTRSYAYRGDGHVTSITDRLGGTRRFDLDRAGRVTRVSADTWTEAYAYDELGNLSEAAHPAPGGQDTQGPLRHTGTKVTSAGRTTYEHDGQGRVVRVIRRTLSGLRRIWAYTWDADDRLTEAVTPDSGVWRYRYDVLGRRTAKWRVHEDGSVTDETLFSWDRATLAEQQRLRDGRVETDTWEWDPGTHRAAAQVRARRGTDAQDAIDRQFYAIVTDLAGTPNELIDEEGTVAWRAATSLWGRPLTGGDDALCPLAFPGQYRDPETGLHYNLARYYDPDTASYLTPDPLGLVPAPNHHRYVDNPLRWSDPLGLEGDEPVRIYDDSTYDKHGSTSGSSAKGEIGRAPTNGQAALDRSITRGDGTNPDDFRRIGVDHVNNEIVVLDRHHYETDKNGKIVKEIYHGHVQASYPSGAVKEKDLTKLVRAGMINNKKKQKVLPPKCDD; from the coding sequence GTGCGCAAGCTCGCGAGGTTCCTGCACGACTTCGCCGACGACGTCTCCGAGGCGTTGCGTCTGGTGAAGGGGATGGCCGGTGAGGGGACGCTGGCGGAGTGGGCGGGGAAGTCGGCGGAGGTGTTCAAGGAGGAGTTCTCCGGCGTTCCGAAGAACTTGAAGAAGCTGGAGAAGTCGTACGCGCTGTGCGGGGACGCGCTGGCGGACTACTGGCCGAAGCTGGAGCGGGCGCAGGCGCTGGCGGACAAGGCGCTGGCGAAGGCGCGTGAGGCGCAGGCGGATCTGACGTCGGCGAAGTCGAAGCTGGCGTCGGCGGATTCGTGGGTGGGGCGGGCGACGAAGGAGGCCGACAAGTACAAGGACGACCCGACGGGGTCGAAGTCGGACGCGGACAAGCCCGACGAGGCGAAGGTGCGGGCCGCGACCCGGGACGTGCAGAGCGCCAAGAGCGCGCACACGAAGGCGCAGTCGGACCTCACGTCCGCGCAGAACGCTTTGGACGCGGCGAAGAAGATGGCCGCGGACGCGCGGAAGATGCGTGAGGAGGCGGCGCGGGACGCGAAGTCGAAGATCGACGAGGCCTCCGACGCGGGGATCCAGAACCGGTCGTGGTGGGAGGAGATCGGCGACTGGTTCACCGACAACTGGGACAACATCGTCGCTGCCTGCAAGATCGTGGTGGCGGTCGTCGGTATCGTCGCGATGATCATCGGCGGGCCGATCCTCGGCGCGATCGTCCTGATCGCCGCCCTCGTCGTCCTCGCCGACACGCTCTACAAATACTCAAAGGGGCAAGCGTCCCTCTGGGACGTCGGACTGGCCGCGCTGGACTGCATACCCGGCATGAAGGGCCTCACCACCCTCGGCGGACTCGCCAAAGGCCTAAAGACCGCCGGTAAGGCGGGGCTCAAGGGCATGGCGAAGGGGCTCGGCAAGGGGCTGCGGAGGGAAGCCGACGACGCCGTGGCGAAGTCCAAGCCCGCCAAGGGACGCTGCAAGAACGGCGACCCGATCGACATGGTCTCCGGCGAAATGCTCATGGAGGCCACCGATGTCGACCTCCCCGGTCTCGTCCCGCTGGTACTGCGCCGTACCCACCTGTCCACCTACCAGTGGGGCCGCTGCTTCGGCCCCTCGTGGGCGTCCACTCTGGACGAACGCCTCGAGCTGGACGACGAGGGAGCCGTCTTCGCCACCGAGGACGGCATGCTGCTCTTCTATCCGGTGCCCGAACCGGGAAGCTCTGTCATGCCGTTGGAGGGCCCTCGCTGGCCGTTGGACTGGGACGGCGCGGCAGGTGCTCCTCTGCGCGTCACCGACCCGGCCAGCGGGATCACCCGTCACTTCGCGCCCCGGCCGAGCCCGGCGGCGGTGGACGAAGCCTTCACTCTGCCCCTGGCTGCGATAACCGACACCAACGGGTACCGCGTCGACTTCGACCGTGACGCCGACGGCACCCCGGTCGCGGTCCGCGATTCGGGTGGCCGGCACCTGTACGTCGACACGGTGGACGGGCGCGTCGCCCGGCTTCGCCTGCGCACCACCGAAGACGGGCCGGAGTCCACCGTCATCAGGAGCTTCGGCTACAGCTCCGAAGGGAACCTGACCGAGATCCGCGACCTCGCCGGCCGGCCGTTGAAGCTCACGTACGACAAGCGAGCCCGCATCACGTCGTGGACCGACCGCAACGACTACTGGTACCGCTTCACCTACGACGCCCTGGACCGCTGCATCGCAGGAGAGGGCGCCGACGGCACTCTCACCTGCACCATCGACTACGACGCCGACAACCGGCAGACGCACTACACGGATGCACTCGGCGACACGACGACGTACCAGTACGACGACCTGTACCGGCTCACCACCGTGACCGACCCCCTCGGGCACAGCGTGCACACCGAGTGGGACCGGTTCGGGCGGTTGCTCTCCCGTACCGACGAGCTGGGCAACACGACCCGCTTCACTCTGGACGCGCACGGTCAGCCCGTACGGATGGACAGGCCGGACGGGACCGGCGTCCAGGTGGAGTACGACGGCTTCCTGCCTGTCGCCATCACGGAGTCCGACGGTGCGCGGTGGGAGTGCACCTACGACGACCGGGACAACCTCCTCACCAGTACGGATCCGCTGGGCGCCGTGACTTCGTACACCTATGACGAGCGGGGACACCGGATCGCACAGACCGACGCGCTCGGCAACACGTTCCGTTTCGAGACGGATGCCGCCGGGCTCCAGGTGCGGGCCGTGGACCCGCGTGGCAGCGTCGTCACCGTGCGACGGAACGCGTTCGGGCGCGTCGTGCACATCGAGGACCCGGTCGGTGGAACCGTCCGGCAGGAGTGGGACCCGGAGGGCCGCCTGCTGTGGCGGGAGGGGGCCGACGGCGGGCGCGAGACCTGGTCGTACGACGCCGAGGGCAACCTCACGTCGCACCGTGACGCCGGTGGCTTCGTCACCGCCTTCGAGTACGGCGCATTCGACCTGCCGAGTGCTCGGACCGACCCGGACGGCACCCGCTACCGCTTCATCCACGACGCGGAGCTGCGGCTCGTCGGCGTGATCAACCCGCGCGGTCACGAATGGAGTTACCGGTACGACGCGGCGGGCCGCCTGGCCGGCGAGACGGACTTCAACGGCCGCAGGCTCGGGTATGTCCTCGACCCCACCGGCCACCAGGTGGAGCGGACTGACGGCACCGGGCGGACGGTTCGCCTCATCCGCGACGCCGCCGGGCGAGTGGTCACGGCACGCACGGATGCCGGTGACGTGACCACCCTGCGCTACGACATGGCCGGCCGCCTGATCGAGGCCGTGAATTCCGGCAGCAAGGTCACCTACGGCTACGACGCCCTGGGCCGGATCCTCAGCGAAACCGTCGACGGCCGTACGGTCACCAGCCAGTACGACCTACTTGGCCGACGGATACGGCGCACCACACCGTCCGGCGCCACCTCGCGCTGGTCGTACGACTCGGCGGGACTGCCCACGTCGCTCGTCACCGACGCCGGAGAGCTGGCCTTCACCCATGACGCGGCCGGCCGGGAGACCGCCCGCGGGCTGGCCGGCGCCGCGATGCTGACGCAGTCCTGGGACGAGGGCCACCGCCTCGTCGGACAAGTCATCAGTGCCCACACCCAGGGCGCCGCGCACGTACGCCAGACCCGCTCGTACGCCTACCGCGGGGACGGCCACGTCACCTCGATCACCGACCGGCTGGGCGGCACCCGCAGGTTCGACCTGGATCGCGCGGGCCGCGTCACCCGTGTGTCGGCCGACACCTGGACCGAGGCCTACGCCTACGACGAACTGGGCAACCTCAGCGAGGCCGCTCACCCCGCCCCCGGCGGGCAGGACACACAGGGCCCGCTGCGGCACACCGGCACGAAGGTCACCTCGGCGGGCCGCACCACGTACGAGCACGATGGCCAGGGCCGCGTGGTCCGCGTGATCCGGCGCACGCTGTCCGGGCTACGGCGGATCTGGGCCTACACCTGGGACGCCGACGACCGCCTCACCGAGGCCGTGACGCCCGACAGCGGTGTGTGGCGGTACCGCTACGACGTACTCGGCCGGCGAACCGCCAAGTGGCGCGTGCACGAGGACGGCTCCGTCACCGACGAGACTCTCTTCAGCTGGGACCGCGCCACGCTGGCGGAGCAGCAGAGGCTACGCGACGGGCGGGTGGAGACCGACACCTGGGAGTGGGATCCGGGCACCCACCGGGCGGCGGCCCAGGTGCGGGCCCGTCGGGGCACCGACGCCCAGGACGCGATCGACAGGCAGTTCTACGCGATCGTCACCGACCTGGCCGGAACCCCCAACGAGCTGATCGACGAGGAAGGCACGGTCGCCTGGCGGGCCGCCACCAGCCTATGGGGACGCCCCCTGACCGGCGGCGACGACGCCCTCTGCCCGCTGGCCTTCCCCGGCCAGTACCGCGACCCGGAGACGGGCCTGCATTACAACCTGGCCCGCTACTACGACCCGGACACGGCGAGCTACCTCACCCCCGACCCCCTCGGCCTGGTCCCGGCGCCGAACCACCACAGGTACGTCGACAACCCGCTGCGCTGGAGCGACCCGCTGGGCCTCGAGGGCGACGAGCCGGTCCGCATCTACGACGACTCGACGTACGACAAGCATGGCTCGACCAGTGGATCGTCAGCCAAGGGCGAGATCGGCCGCGCCCCCACGAACGGCCAGGCTGCGCTTGACCGGTCCATCACACGAGGCGATGGCACCAACCCGGATGATTTCCGGCGCATCGGCGTGGACCACGTCAACAACGAGATCGTGGTCCTCGACCGGCACCACTACGAAACCGACAAGAACGGCAAGATCGTCAAAGAGATCTACCACGGCCACGTACAGGCCTCATACCCGTCGGGCGCTGTCAAGGAGAAAGACCTGACCAAACTTGTCAGGGCTGGAATGATCAACAACAAGAAGAAACAGAAGGTGCTTCCTCCCAAGTGCGACGACTGA
- a CDS encoding YqjF family protein, which yields MPSTPQPVTPDPPETIARPLLTQSWLDLTFVHWAVDPADVAGLLPPGTVPDTLDGVTYVGLVAFRMHRVGWLRLPGVPYLGNFPETNVRLYSVDDHGRRGVVFLSLDASRLIPVLVGRLGFGMPYVWSRMRVRHVDDRTVTYTASRRRPGPRGAGTRLTVRRGEAVAEPTELEHFLTARWGMHGTFFGRSMYLPNAHPRWSLYRAELLECEEDLVAAAGLPVPAGAPVSVLYSPGVPARFGRPARPAGIPTP from the coding sequence GTGCCCTCGACACCGCAGCCCGTGACGCCCGACCCGCCGGAGACGATCGCGCGTCCGCTGCTCACCCAGTCCTGGCTCGACCTGACCTTCGTGCACTGGGCGGTGGACCCCGCCGACGTGGCGGGGCTGCTGCCGCCGGGCACCGTGCCCGACACCCTCGACGGGGTCACGTACGTCGGTCTCGTCGCGTTCCGTATGCACCGGGTGGGCTGGCTGCGGCTGCCGGGAGTGCCGTACCTGGGGAACTTCCCGGAGACCAACGTCCGCCTGTACTCGGTGGACGACCACGGGCGGCGCGGGGTGGTGTTCCTCTCCCTGGACGCCTCCCGGCTGATCCCGGTGCTGGTCGGCCGGCTCGGCTTCGGGATGCCGTACGTCTGGTCGCGGATGCGGGTGCGGCACGTCGACGACCGCACCGTCACGTACACCGCGTCCCGCCGCCGGCCGGGCCCGCGCGGCGCCGGTACGCGCCTCACCGTGCGGCGGGGCGAGGCCGTCGCGGAGCCGACGGAGCTGGAGCACTTCCTCACCGCCCGCTGGGGCATGCACGGCACGTTCTTCGGGCGGTCGATGTACCTGCCGAACGCCCATCCGCGCTGGTCCCTGTACCGGGCTGAGCTGCTGGAGTGCGAGGAGGACCTGGTCGCGGCGGCCGGGCTGCCGGTACCGGCCGGGGCACCGGTCAGCGTGCTGTACTCCCCGGGTGTCCCCGCCCGCTTCGGCCGTCCGGCCCGTCCGGCGGGCATCCCCACGCCGTGA
- the gdhA gene encoding NADP-specific glutamate dehydrogenase — protein sequence MTSRPDPKISLDQLRAEVERRNPAEPEFHQAAREVLETLAPVLAARPEYADPGLVERLVEPERQIMFRVPWTDDNGRVHVNRGFRVEFNSALGPYKGGLRFHPSVNLGIIKFLGFEQIFKNALTGLGIGGGKGGSDFDPQGRSDAEVMRFCQSFMTELYRHIGEYTDIPAGDIGVGAREIGYLFGQYRRITNRWEGGVLTGKSAGWGGSLIRPEATGYGNVLFAEAMLRARGEDLMGQTAVVSGSGNVAIYTIQKLAALGANPITCSDSGGYVVDEKGIDLELLRQIKEVERGRVSDYAERRGASARFVPGGRVWEVPADVALPSATQNELNAVDADALIRNGVKAVSEGANMPTTPEAVQLFQRAGVAFGPGKAANAGGVAVSALEMTQNASRTSWKADQVEAELARIMTDIHSTCAETAERYGAPGDYVTGANIAGFERVADAMLAQGVI from the coding sequence GTGACCTCACGCCCCGACCCCAAGATCTCGCTCGACCAGCTCCGTGCCGAGGTGGAGCGCCGCAACCCGGCCGAGCCGGAGTTCCACCAGGCAGCGCGTGAGGTGCTGGAGACGCTCGCCCCCGTACTCGCCGCGCGCCCCGAGTACGCCGACCCCGGCCTCGTGGAGCGGCTCGTCGAACCCGAGCGGCAGATCATGTTCCGGGTGCCGTGGACGGACGACAACGGCCGCGTGCACGTCAACCGGGGCTTCCGCGTCGAGTTCAACAGCGCTCTCGGCCCGTACAAGGGCGGCCTGCGCTTCCACCCCTCGGTGAACCTCGGGATCATCAAGTTCCTCGGCTTCGAGCAGATCTTCAAGAACGCGCTCACCGGGCTCGGCATCGGCGGCGGCAAGGGCGGCAGCGACTTCGACCCGCAGGGCCGCAGCGACGCCGAGGTCATGCGCTTCTGCCAGTCGTTCATGACGGAGCTGTACCGGCACATCGGCGAGTACACCGACATCCCCGCCGGTGACATCGGCGTCGGCGCCCGTGAGATCGGCTACCTCTTCGGCCAGTACCGGCGCATCACCAACCGCTGGGAGGGCGGAGTCCTCACCGGCAAGAGCGCCGGCTGGGGCGGCTCACTCATCCGCCCGGAGGCCACCGGGTACGGCAACGTGCTGTTCGCCGAGGCCATGCTGCGCGCCCGCGGCGAGGACCTGATGGGGCAGACCGCGGTGGTCTCAGGCTCCGGCAACGTCGCGATCTACACCATCCAGAAGCTCGCCGCCCTCGGCGCCAACCCGATCACCTGCTCCGACTCCGGCGGCTACGTCGTCGACGAGAAGGGCATCGACCTGGAGCTACTGCGCCAGATCAAGGAGGTGGAGCGCGGCCGGGTGAGCGACTACGCGGAGCGCCGGGGCGCCTCCGCGCGGTTCGTGCCCGGCGGACGCGTCTGGGAGGTCCCGGCGGACGTCGCCCTGCCGTCGGCCACGCAGAACGAGCTGAACGCCGTCGACGCCGACGCCCTCATCCGCAACGGCGTGAAGGCGGTCTCCGAGGGCGCGAACATGCCGACCACGCCGGAGGCCGTGCAGCTCTTCCAGCGGGCCGGCGTCGCTTTCGGCCCCGGCAAGGCGGCCAACGCGGGCGGTGTCGCGGTGAGCGCGCTGGAGATGACGCAGAACGCGTCGCGCACCAGCTGGAAGGCCGACCAGGTCGAGGCCGAGCTGGCCCGGATCATGACCGACATCCACAGCACCTGCGCGGAGACCGCCGAGCGCTACGGCGCCCCCGGCGACTACGTGACCGGCGCCAACATCGCCGGCTTCGAGCGGGTGGCGGACGCGATGCTGGCGCAGGGCGTCATCTGA
- the rplC gene encoding 50S ribosomal protein L3 yields MAKQIKGILGEKLGMTQVWDANNRVVPVTVVKAGPNVVTQVRTNDVDGYESVQIAFGEIDPRKVNKPLKGHFAKADVTPRRHLVEIRTSDASEYTLGQEVTAEVFESGVKVDVTGKSKGKGFAGVMKRHNFKGLGAGHGTQRKHRSPGSIGGCATPGRVFKGLRMAGRMGNERVTTQNLTVHAVDAEKGLLLIKGAVPGPNGGLVLVRTAAKGA; encoded by the coding sequence ATGGCAAAGCAGATCAAGGGCATCCTGGGCGAGAAGCTCGGCATGACGCAGGTGTGGGACGCGAACAACCGTGTCGTCCCGGTCACCGTCGTCAAGGCCGGCCCCAATGTCGTCACCCAGGTCCGCACGAACGACGTCGACGGCTACGAGTCCGTCCAGATCGCCTTCGGCGAGATCGACCCGCGCAAGGTGAACAAGCCCCTCAAGGGTCACTTCGCCAAGGCCGACGTCACCCCCCGTCGTCACCTCGTCGAGATCCGCACGTCGGACGCCTCCGAGTACACGCTGGGCCAGGAAGTCACCGCCGAGGTCTTCGAGTCCGGCGTGAAGGTCGACGTCACCGGCAAGAGCAAGGGCAAGGGCTTCGCCGGTGTCATGAAGCGTCACAACTTCAAGGGCCTCGGCGCCGGTCACGGCACCCAGCGCAAGCACCGCTCGCCCGGTTCCATCGGTGGCTGCGCCACCCCGGGTCGTGTGTTCAAGGGCCTCCGCATGGCGGGTCGTATGGGCAACGAGCGGGTCACCACCCAGAACCTGACCGTCCACGCCGTTGACGCGGAGAAGGGTCTGCTGCTCATCAAGGGCGCGGTTCCTGGTCCGAACGGCGGCCTCGTCCTGGTCCGCACCGCGGCCAAGGGGGCCTGA
- the rplD gene encoding 50S ribosomal protein L4, translated as MSTVDILSPAGDKAGTVELPAEIFDVEKVSVPLIHQVVVAQLAAARQGTHKTKTRGEVRGGGRKPYRQKGTGRARQGSTRAPQFAGGGVVHGPVPRDYSQRTPKKMKAAALRHALTDRARHNRIHVVTGVVEGENPSTKAARTLFGKISERKNLLLVVDRADEAAWLSARNLPQVHILEPGQLNTYDVLVSDDVVFTKAAFESFVAGPNKANDNEGSEV; from the coding sequence ATGAGCACTGTTGACATCCTTTCGCCGGCGGGCGACAAGGCCGGTACCGTCGAGCTCCCCGCGGAGATCTTCGACGTCGAGAAGGTCAGCGTTCCGCTGATCCACCAGGTCGTCGTCGCGCAGCTGGCCGCTGCCCGCCAGGGCACCCACAAGACGAAGACCCGTGGCGAGGTCCGTGGTGGTGGCAGGAAGCCGTACCGCCAGAAGGGCACCGGCCGCGCCCGTCAGGGCTCGACCCGCGCGCCGCAGTTCGCCGGTGGTGGCGTCGTGCACGGTCCCGTGCCGCGCGACTACTCGCAGCGCACGCCCAAGAAGATGAAGGCTGCCGCCCTGCGTCACGCCCTCACCGACCGGGCGCGCCACAACCGCATCCACGTCGTCACCGGCGTGGTCGAGGGCGAGAACCCCTCCACGAAGGCCGCCAGGACGCTGTTCGGCAAGATCTCGGAGCGCAAGAACCTGCTCCTGGTCGTCGACCGCGCCGACGAGGCCGCGTGGCTCTCCGCCCGCAACCTGCCCCAGGTCCACATCCTGGAGCCGGGCCAGCTGAACACGTACGACGTTCTCGTCTCGGACGACGTGGTCTTCACCAAGGCCGCTTTCGAGTCCTTCGTCGCCGGCCCGAACAAGGCCAACGACAACGAAGGGAGCGAGGTCTGA
- a CDS encoding DUF397 domain-containing protein, producing the protein MMRKASAGDSSEPKWFKSSYSSGPDGDSCLEVAIATRTVHVRDSKAPAGPRLAVAPAAWARFVTYASEG; encoded by the coding sequence ATGATGCGCAAGGCCTCCGCCGGAGACTCCTCCGAGCCGAAGTGGTTCAAGAGCAGCTACAGCAGCGGGCCCGACGGCGACTCCTGCCTGGAGGTCGCGATAGCCACCCGCACTGTCCACGTCCGTGACTCCAAGGCCCCCGCCGGCCCCCGGCTCGCGGTCGCGCCCGCCGCTTGGGCCCGCTTCGTGACGTACGCCTCGGAGGGCTGA
- a CDS encoding cupin domain-containing protein, with the protein MQKFSLDALVRTHLEQAATASSGRSATTVFGGHEHTLRQTLLALTAGTSLAEHDSPGEATLLVLRGRVRLTSGAADWEGRTGDLVVIPDTRHGLEALEDAAVLLTVAKAG; encoded by the coding sequence ATGCAGAAGTTCTCCCTCGACGCCCTCGTCCGCACGCACCTGGAACAGGCTGCCACGGCCTCCAGCGGCCGCAGCGCCACCACCGTCTTCGGCGGCCACGAGCACACCCTGCGCCAGACCCTGCTCGCGCTGACCGCCGGCACGAGCCTCGCCGAGCACGACAGCCCCGGTGAGGCCACCCTGCTCGTCCTGCGCGGCCGCGTCCGCCTCACCAGCGGCGCCGCGGACTGGGAGGGCCGCACCGGTGACCTCGTCGTCATCCCGGACACCCGCCACGGCCTGGAGGCATTGGAGGACGCGGCGGTGCTGCTGACGGTGGCGAAGGCGGGCTGA
- the rplW gene encoding 50S ribosomal protein L23 → MAARHPSIASKAAKAAKAARVAKARRHEAEGKNTVVTPASKAYTDPRDVLLKPVVSEKSYALIDENKYTFLVDPRANKTQIKEAVQAVFEVKVTGVNTINRVGKRKRTRTGFGQRAATKRAIVTLAEGDRIDIFGGPTA, encoded by the coding sequence ATGGCTGCCCGTCACCCCTCGATCGCCTCGAAGGCCGCCAAGGCGGCCAAGGCCGCTCGCGTCGCCAAGGCGCGCCGCCACGAGGCCGAAGGCAAGAACACCGTCGTCACCCCGGCGAGCAAGGCGTACACGGACCCCCGTGACGTGCTGCTGAAGCCCGTGGTGTCGGAGAAGAGCTACGCGCTCATCGACGAGAACAAGTACACGTTCCTCGTCGACCCGCGTGCCAACAAGACGCAGATCAAGGAGGCCGTCCAGGCGGTCTTCGAGGTCAAGGTCACCGGGGTCAACACGATCAACCGCGTCGGCAAGCGCAAGCGCACCCGCACCGGGTTCGGCCAGCGTGCCGCCACCAAGCGCGCGATCGTGACCCTCGCCGAGGGCGACCGTATCGACATCTTCGGCGGTCCGACCGCGTAA
- the rpsJ gene encoding 30S ribosomal protein S10, with the protein MAGQKIRIRLKAYDHEVIDSSAKKIVETVTRTGASVAGPVPLPTEKNVYCVIKSPHKYKDSREHFEMRTHKRLIDILDPTPKTVDSLMRLDLPAGVDIEIKL; encoded by the coding sequence ATGGCGGGACAGAAGATCCGCATCCGGCTCAAGGCCTACGACCACGAGGTCATCGACTCTTCGGCGAAGAAGATCGTCGAGACGGTGACTCGCACTGGTGCGTCGGTCGCGGGCCCGGTGCCGCTGCCCACAGAGAAGAACGTGTACTGCGTCATCAAGTCGCCGCACAAGTACAAGGACTCGCGCGAGCACTTCGAGATGCGCACGCACAAGCGCCTGATCGACATCCTCGACCCGACCCCCAAGACCGTTGACTCTCTGATGCGACTCGACCTCCCGGCCGGTGTCGACATCGAGATCAAGCTCTGA
- a CDS encoding SUKH-3 domain-containing protein codes for MDLTRGWSRQTGDVLRRAGWKPGRAVPTGTWESVPGERGAFVLHGAAEAFLAEFGGLVTYGWPADSITTASAVRFDPLQAAWQRERFAEACREAGTSLCPVGTADQGASLLGISEDGVLHLVRESAQPMGTSIDQALDRLVETQRAQSGLWSPDGAAQEHPFWRHFRAGHAGPDTESRWPEETGRVLRAAGWSPGREVATDTWESILLHTGEFELHDAARRFLAEFGALGVPHRDPADSMPWMEFSLDPLAAMWDAEVIDDLAEQAGTELYPVGTRDRGNQYLAMAEDGAVYAGMDHVHLLAPTPDEALCRLTSRIRPEATP; via the coding sequence GTGGACCTGACACGCGGGTGGTCGCGGCAGACCGGGGACGTGCTGCGCCGTGCGGGCTGGAAGCCCGGCCGTGCCGTGCCCACGGGGACCTGGGAGTCGGTACCGGGCGAGCGCGGGGCATTCGTGCTCCATGGCGCCGCCGAGGCGTTCCTCGCCGAGTTCGGCGGCCTTGTCACGTACGGCTGGCCGGCCGACTCGATCACCACCGCGTCGGCGGTTCGGTTCGACCCTCTGCAGGCCGCGTGGCAGAGGGAGCGCTTCGCCGAGGCCTGCCGTGAAGCGGGAACGTCGTTGTGTCCGGTGGGCACCGCGGACCAGGGAGCAAGCCTCCTCGGCATCAGCGAGGACGGTGTGCTCCACCTCGTGCGGGAGAGTGCGCAACCGATGGGGACGAGCATCGATCAGGCGCTGGACCGCCTGGTGGAGACACAGCGCGCGCAGTCCGGGCTCTGGTCACCTGATGGGGCAGCGCAGGAGCACCCCTTCTGGCGGCACTTCCGTGCCGGGCACGCCGGTCCGGACACCGAGTCGCGCTGGCCCGAGGAGACGGGACGTGTGCTGAGGGCGGCGGGCTGGTCCCCGGGCCGGGAAGTGGCCACGGACACGTGGGAGAGCATTCTCCTGCACACCGGTGAGTTCGAGTTGCACGACGCAGCACGCCGCTTCCTCGCCGAGTTCGGTGCCCTGGGCGTCCCTCACCGCGATCCCGCGGACTCGATGCCGTGGATGGAGTTCTCGCTCGACCCCCTCGCGGCGATGTGGGACGCCGAGGTCATCGACGACCTCGCCGAACAGGCGGGTACCGAGCTCTACCCCGTCGGCACCCGCGACCGCGGCAACCAGTACCTCGCCATGGCGGAGGACGGCGCCGTCTACGCGGGTATGGACCACGTCCACCTGCTGGCCCCCACCCCCGACGAAGCCCTGTGCAGGCTCACCTCCCGGATCCGCCCGGAGGCCACTCCCTGA